The genomic window ATTTGCCAAACTCATTTTTAGTTTTTACATAACAATCTGAATTATGAAACAGGGAATTTTCTTAGTTATGCCCGGGCCATTTCGGATAGTCGAAGGACAAATAAAGTTGGATGATCAAGCTTGCAAAGGTTTAGTTCGCTGGGTAGAAAATTTTGATCGCGTTGTTTTAGCTTGCCCTGTAGTACCAGAACACCTTGTTGCTACCAGCAAAACTTCTATTATATGGCAAGCCATCACTGATTTACCCTGTGCAGATAGAGTGGAATTAGTTCCATTGCCTTATGCTTATAAAATTCAAGATTTCATTCAGACTTACAAAACTACCAGTCAGCTATTAAGTGCCAAGATACAAGAGTGTCAGTATCTTTGTTTTGTACTCAGTGGAGTTATAGGAGATTGGGGAGCTATCGCTTGTTTAAAAGCTATCAAACTCAAACGCCCTTATGCTGTTTGGACAGATCGGGTTGAATACGAAGTCATCAGTAGAACTTTATTGAAACAAGAGTCACTGAAGACAAGACCACTAAAACAGTTACTCAAAAATTTGTTGTTACTACCATTGCTCAAACCTTACCAGAGATATTTATGTCGTCGTAGTCAGTTGGGTCTTTTCCAAGGACAAGATTGCTATTCGGCATATTCATCTTTCTGCAAAAATTCCTATTGTATTTACCAAACTCACACGCAAAAGTCAGATCAAATTGATTCTTCCAACCTTAACTTAAAAATTCAATCATTATCACATGGTGAACCATTGCTGATTTGTTATGTAGGAAGAGCGACAGAAATGAAGGGTCCATTGGATTGGTTGCGAGTAATACACCATCTTTGTAAAGCTGGGATTCATTTGAAAGCTACTTGGGTAGGTGATGGACCACTTCTTTCAGATATGAAGTCTCTTGCTGATAAGTTAGGTATTGCCGATAAAGTTCATTTGACTGGATTTGTTGGTGATTACAAACAAGTTTTGGAATATATGAAAAAGCATCATATATTTTTATTCTGTCACAAAACGCCAGAATCTGCTAGATGCTTAACTGAGTCTTTAGTTTCTGGTTGTCCTATTGTCGGTTATAGTAGCCTCTATCCAGAAGAAATTGTGTCTAAATATGGTGGTGGTGTATTCGTACCGATTAACAACTGGCAGAAGCTAGCTGATGTGATAGTGGAACTCAATTCAGACCGAGCAAAATTAAAAGAAATAATTCTAAACGCTGCACTTTCTGGTCAACAGTTTGATGAGCAGTCTTTATACCAAAATCGCAGTGATTTAATTAAGCACTATCTAAATATAAACTATTGCTAATGATGTCGATATTTCACAAGAGCCTAACTACCTTTACTACCACAGTCCATCCTCGGAACAGAGCGTTGCCAAAGTCAGTTCTAATAATAGTAGTAAGAATAGTGAAGGCTAATAAGAACTAAATTATATCAAATAAAAAAATGACTATTCACCAATGCTTGAATTTATTGACTTATGCGGTCTTATTAGTAAGCGCAGTATGTTTACTAATTTTAAGTTTAGTTCTGTTTGTAGAATGTATTGCGGCTCTCTTTCCCACAAATTTGCAAATTCATGGACACAATTGGCAGGATAAAAAAGCAACAGTTTTGATTCCAGCACACAACGAAGAAACATTAATTTATTCAACACTATCAGATATAAAGTCGCAGTTAACAACTCAACATCAGCTAGTTGTAATTGCAGATAATTGTACTGATAAAACAGCAGAAATTGCTCGTGGAGTTGGTGCTACAGTCATTGAGCGTGACGATCCTATTCATTTGGGCAAGGGGTACGCTTTAGATTATGGCTTGAGATTTATAGAGCCAGATCCACCAGATATAGTTTTGTTTTTTGATGCCGACTGTAAAGTTGAACCAGGTGCGATTGAGAAGTTAATTCAGTATGCGATCGCCACACAACATCCTGTACAAGCTACCTACTTAATAGAAAAATCAAGCAATCCCAGTCCCAAAGAATCAGTATCAGTATTTGCCTTCAAAGTCAAGAATTTAGTTCGTCTTCGCGCTTCAGCCAGCCTGGGACTTCCTTGTTTGTTAACTGGAACTGGTATGGCTTTTCCTTGGTCTGTAATTCGTTCAGCTGATTTAGCCAGTGGTTACATAGTGGAAGACATGAAACTGGGCTTAGATTTGAGTATAGCTGGATATCCTCCCATATTTTGCCCAGAAGCCAATGTTACTTCCCCATTACCACAACAAACACAAGCCGCTAAAAGTCAAAGAACCCGTTGGGAGCATGGTCACTTAAAGACGCTACTCACCTATGTACCCATGCTCATGGAAGCATCAGTAAAGCAAAGAAGGTTAGATTTATTTTTCAGTGCCCTAGACTTGAGCATTCCACCTCTATCTTTGTTAATCATGATGTGGTTATCACTGATGACAGTTTCTTTACTTTTCGCTGCATTAACAGCATTATGGCTGCCAGCAGTTTGTTTAGCTACAGCTGGTTGGTTTTTGCTGAGTGCGATTCTCATCGCTTGGATGAAATTTGGGCGTAATGATTTACCTTTGTTGCAACTTTTAATTATCCCTGTGTATATTTTCTGGAAAATTCCTCTTTATCTCAAGTTTCTCATTCAACCTCAAAGCTTATGGATTAGGACACAAAGAGACTCAGTAAAAATTTCCGACTCATAGTCGATTTCAGTATAAAGTGAAATAATGTTTCACTGTCTCAATGGGTAAGATTTGGACTGGGAGCATAAAATTGACTGGATTTGGAGAGATTTATCAGCATTACGCTTTACCCAGAAAAGGCTATGCCAAGACTCGCTGAATCCTGAGTATTGCAAAACAGAATTAAATTGGGGTATGAAAAGTATCTATGGATAGCAAAATTTTACTAGTCAGACCTGTTCTGTTTAGGAAAATAGAAGAGCGTTTAGCATTTGATGATCAAACTTGTGAAAGTTTAACTCGTTGGGCGGATAACTTTGATCGTGTCGTTATGGCTTGTCCTCTCATGCCAGAATACCTAGTTGACGAGAGCGAATCATCTATAAAATTGCAAGCGATCGCTGATTTACCCTGTGCAGATCGAGTGGAATTAGTTCCATTGCCTTATGCTTATAAAATTCCAGATTTCATTAAGACTTACAAAACTACCAGTCAGCTATTAAGTGCCAAAATTCAAGAGTGTCAATATCTTTGTTTTGCACTAAGTGGATTGATTGGAGATTGGGCCGCGATCGCTTGTTTGGAAGCGATGAAACTCCAGCGTCCTTATGCTGTGTCTGCGG from Nostoc sp. UHCC 0870 includes these protein-coding regions:
- a CDS encoding glycosyltransferase; the protein is MPGPFRIVEGQIKLDDQACKGLVRWVENFDRVVLACPVVPEHLVATSKTSIIWQAITDLPCADRVELVPLPYAYKIQDFIQTYKTTSQLLSAKIQECQYLCFVLSGVIGDWGAIACLKAIKLKRPYAVWTDRVEYEVISRTLLKQESLKTRPLKQLLKNLLLLPLLKPYQRYLCRRSQLGLFQGQDCYSAYSSFCKNSYCIYQTHTQKSDQIDSSNLNLKIQSLSHGEPLLICYVGRATEMKGPLDWLRVIHHLCKAGIHLKATWVGDGPLLSDMKSLADKLGIADKVHLTGFVGDYKQVLEYMKKHHIFLFCHKTPESARCLTESLVSGCPIVGYSSLYPEEIVSKYGGGVFVPINNWQKLADVIVELNSDRAKLKEIILNAALSGQQFDEQSLYQNRSDLIKHYLNINYC
- a CDS encoding glycosyltransferase family 2 protein, translated to MTIHQCLNLLTYAVLLVSAVCLLILSLVLFVECIAALFPTNLQIHGHNWQDKKATVLIPAHNEETLIYSTLSDIKSQLTTQHQLVVIADNCTDKTAEIARGVGATVIERDDPIHLGKGYALDYGLRFIEPDPPDIVLFFDADCKVEPGAIEKLIQYAIATQHPVQATYLIEKSSNPSPKESVSVFAFKVKNLVRLRASASLGLPCLLTGTGMAFPWSVIRSADLASGYIVEDMKLGLDLSIAGYPPIFCPEANVTSPLPQQTQAAKSQRTRWEHGHLKTLLTYVPMLMEASVKQRRLDLFFSALDLSIPPLSLLIMMWLSLMTVSLLFAALTALWLPAVCLATAGWFLLSAILIAWMKFGRNDLPLLQLLIIPVYIFWKIPLYLKFLIQPQSLWIRTQRDSVKISDS